The Planctomycetota bacterium genome segment GCCGATCACGGGCGCCTCGGGCGCCACCGCAAACTCCTCGCGCAGGCGGCCCGGCGGCACGGCCTCGAAGCGCGCCAGGTCAATGCCGCTGTGCACCACGGCCACCTTGCCCGGCTCCACGCCCGCCTCCAGCAGCACCTGGCGCACCGCCTGCGAGATGGCGATGAAGCGGTTCACGCCGTGGTGGTACTTGAACCCGCTGATCAGGTTTGTCGCGACGCCGAAGTCCACCCGCCGCGACACCACGGTGCGGCTGCGCCGCGCGAGCGCGGCCGCCGCGCAGCCGAGGGCGTGCGCGTGCGAGGTGTGCATGTGCACGATGTCGAACCCGCCCCTGCGGATGAGGCGCCGCAGCGCCAGCACGGCCCGGAAATCGGCCTCCCCGCGCATGCGCACCTCGGCCACCTCCAGGCCCGCCGCGCGCGCCCGCTCGGCGAGCGGCGAGCCCGGCTGGCAGGCCACCACCGCCTCGTGGCCGCGGGCCTTCAGCCCGGTGACGAGGTACATCACCTGCTGCTCGCCGCCGCGCCAGGTGCGCTCGCTGTCAATGTGCAGCGTCTTCAGCGTGCGTGTCCTCGCGCTCGAGTTCGGGGCGCCACGATCACCGGGAAGCGCCCATGTTGCCGTGGCCGACCAGACGGCGCACCTCGGGCTTCCTGACCCTGGCGCCATTATAGCAGAATCGGGAGGGAAGGTCCCCGCGAATCCAGCCCGCGACGCAGGTCCCCAGGCGCCGTCTGCTCCTCGCTTGCGTTACCCCATGAGAGCGCAAGGGATGCAGAGGGGCAGGGGCGGCCACGGGAGCCCCGGCGCGCCCCAGCGCCATACTTGCTCAACCTGGAGGGGGAGGAAATTGAGCAAGTATGGGCAGAAAGGCCGCCGAGCCGTCCGGATCGCCAAAGCGCCATACTTGCTCAACTCTCCGCGGCGGTAGGGTTGAGCGAGTATGGCGGCGCCGTGTCTGGCTTCCAGGACGCCAGGAGCCTGTCCGAGAATCCGCGTGAGGCTGCGACGCCGCCGGTTCGGGCCGCACGCAAGGAGCGAGGAGGAGGCGATGCAGCGGAGAGCATCGCAGACGACGAGCGACACCGCGGACGGCCTGAAGTCGCGGCGTCCCTTCGGGTTGCGGCGTCAACGGGCCGGCTGCCACGCTGCGGCTCCTCAGCGATGCATTCCAGGGCATCGCCTGCGTCGCCGCGCCTCGCATCCAGCCCGCTGACGCCGGCAACGCAGCACACGGGGATTCTTGGACAGGCTCCTAGCGACGATTGGGGGGAGGCACCAGGATTGGAGGGCACTCCTTGGGCTGCCGCGGGCGTTGACAGGGGAGGGCGCGCCTCTATAATCTGGAAGCAGGCGCTGGCACTGGGAGGCAACTCGCGCCCCTTGGCGGGGCCCGGGCCTACCCGCCTCGCGGGTACGGAGCACGGAGAATGGCGGACCTGGCGGCTGCCTGCCGCACGGCGGCAGCGTTGGGCGAAGCAAACTGATGCGCCGAAAGCCCGACACGGCAGGTGGTTACAGCCCGGTCGCCCGTCAGCGGCGACCGGCGGGCACACTAGTTGCTTGCAGCATAGCTCATTGCGGTGGGACTCTGGCCCAAATGGTCCCACACGTCCTCCGCGGGCCACGCATTGGGGGCGACGGGGTTCAGGTGACACTCCACGGACACAACCCGCGCACGCCGGCCGCTCGCGCCGCGGTCGGCTGCGTCCGCGGCCGCAGCCTCGGTGTGAGCCTCACCGTGCACCTCTGCGTCCTGCTGGGCGCCGCGCTCCCGGTGCGCGCGGGACGCGTCATTGCCCCGGACCTCCAGCGCCTCACGCAGGATAGCGAGGCCATCATCCACGGCCTCGTGCTGAGCACCCAGGCTCGCTGGGTGGACGATGCGCGCGGGCGCCGCATCCGCACCTACGCCACGGTCCGCTGCCACCAGTGGCTCAAAGGCCAGGGCGGCAACGAGGTGGTGGTCGAGCTTCCCGGCGGCCTGGTGGGCGAGATTCGCGAGCGGGTCACCCCCGCGGTGCGCGTCAGCCGCGGCGAAGAGGTCGTGCTCTTCCTCAAGGGAGACCCATTGCGACCCGCCGCCGGCGTCGCCAGCAAGTTCCTCGTCGAGCGGGGCGCGGCCCACGGGCTCCTGGGGGTCATGCCCCTGCCCGAACTGGTGAGCCAGGTGGATGCTCTCACCGGCCGCAGGCCGCGGCAGGCCGTCAAGCCGCGCCCCGAGCCCGCCCAGCCGCAGGCCCCGCCACTTCGCCTCAAGCCAGAGCCGAAGGCGGGCGCTGCCGCGCCCAAGCCCGACGCCTCCCAGAGCGCCACGCACCTGGCCGCCGCGGCGGCCAAGGCCCTTGGCCCCGTCCTCCCCGCCGCAGGCTGGACGACCATCAAGAGCGAAACCTTCGACGGCGCCTGGCCGAACGACTGGGCGCTGTACGGCAACATCGGCACTCCCGCGATCACCTGGGGGCAGGAGGACTACTACAGGAGGTCGGGCAACTACAGCGGCTGGGCCGCGGGCGCCACCCACAACCCCTTAACCCAATCGTTGCCCAAGCCGGCCAGCGGCACCCTCATCAGCCGGATGACCTACGGCCCGTTCGACCTCCGCGGCGCCACCGACGCCCGCGTCACCTTCTGGACAACCTATCAGTTGGCGGTCAACGACAAGCTGCGCTGGGAGGTGTCGAAGGATGGCAGCAACTTCTACGGCGGCTTCCAGGGCGAGGGCAACACCCTCGGCACCTGGAGCCAGGTGACCCTCGACCTCAAGGCCGTGCCCACCCTCGGCAACCTCTGCGGCCACGATGGCATCTACTTCAGGCTCCAGTGCGACTCCGACGATGAGGGGGCCTGGGTCAAAGGCCCCTTCGTAGACGACCTGCTCATCGAGAAGTACGTGGTGGACAACATGCCCGACGTGGCGATTGACGCCTTCAGCATCACCCCGCGCCAATCGTCCGTGGGCACGGAACTGACCGCCTCGGTGACCGTGCGAAACGCGGGAACAGGCACCCTGACCCAGGACTTCGCCGTGGATTTCTACCGGAACCGCACCTCGGCCCCCGGCAGCGGCGACGCGGGCGACTACACGTGGACAGTGACCGACGACCTCGCCCCGGGCGAAACCCGCGTGCTCACGTGGAACTTCACACCGGCGGCCTATGGAACCTATCACGCCTACGTGGCCGTGGACCGCGCCAACACCCTCCCCGAATACGACGAGGCGAACAACAGGCGCGGGCCCCTCTCCTACTACGTCATCCAGGCCAACTGGCAGGCCGTGAAGATCGAGGACTTCGAGGGCCTGTGGCCCAACGACTGGGCAGTGAACAGCAACTTCACCGACGGCACGAACCTGATCACCTGGGCGCCGCAGACCTGGCTCGCCGTCGGCGACAGCAAAGCGGGCGGCGGCCAGGCCAACTCCGTGGACCCCGCCAGCACCCCCGGCACGATGTGGGCGGGGGGCATCCTGGGCACCATGACCTACGGCCCCTTCAGCCTCGTGGGCTGCACCGACGCGCGCGTGCGATTCTTCGTGTCCTACGACCTCGGCGCCGACGACAAGATCCGCTGGGAGGCGTCAATCAACGGCACCGCCTTCTACGGCCTCAACTACACCAACGGCAACACCCTGCCTGGCTGGTCCGAGGTGACGTTCGACCTCAAGAGCGTGCCCACCCTCGGCAACCTCTGCGGGCAGGCCACCGTCTACTTCCGCCTCGTCTGCGAATCCGGCAGCACCGACGGTGGCAACAAGGGCCCCTTCGTGGACGACATCGTGATCGAGCGCTACGGCGCCAGCCTGCCCTGGATCACCTCGATCTCCCCGGGCAGCGAGTCGGCGGGCACCAACTCCCAGGTGACGATCACCGGCACCAACTTCGGCACCCAGGGCGCAAACAGCCGCGTGCAGTTCTTCCAGGCCGCGGGCAACCCCAAGCTCAATGCCGCGATCGTCTCGTGGTCCAACACCGCCATCGTGTGCACCGTGCCCGAAGACGCCTCGAGCGGCCCCGTCACCGTCAGGAACCAGGCCGGCGGCGAGAGCAACAACTACACCTTCGTCGTCACCTTCGGCTACGGCGGCATCAAGTGGCCCGGCAGCAGCCCCACCCTCACCTACCGCATCAACGAGAACACCGCCGACTGCACCGGCGAGGGCGCCGCCGTGCAGGCCGCCTTCGCCACCTGGAACGCCGCGGGCGCCGCCTTCGCCTTCGCCTACGGCGGCACAACCTCCGCCACCAACGCCAGCAACAACGGCATCAACGAGATCTTCTGGGACACGACGCCCGAAGACCCCAACGCGACGGCGCTGAACACCACCTGGTTCACCGGCAGCACCATCCTCGAGAGCGACATCGCCTTCAACGACGAGAAGCTCTGGAGCACCGCCGGCGCGTCGAACGCCCAGGACGTCGAGAGCATCGCCCTGCACGAGCTGGGCCATTCGCTCCAGCTCAGCGACCTCTACGGCACCGTCGACTCGTATAACGACTCGGGCAAGGTGCTCTACGGCCGCGGGCTCATCGGCGGGCAGAAACGCAGCCTGACCACGCAGGACATCAACGGCATCAACTGGATCTACCCCAACACGACCCTCGGGATCGCCGTGACCCCCGCGACGTGGACCATCCCCGGCCTCCAGCCCGCCGGCGGCACCGTGCTCACGGCCTCCGGCACGCGGTTCCAGATTCAGAACACGGGCAACGTCAGCGAGACCCTGCGCCTCAAGGTCGCCACGCAGGACAGCCTGGGGCGCTGGACGGCCGGCAGTTCCGCGGGCGCCGAGCGCTACTGGCTGCGGGCGCTCTTCTGCGGCGCCGCCGAGACCCCCGCGTCGGGCGACTTCGCGAGCGACGACACGGTGACCACCACGGTGCAGGCGGCCACGGCCAGCGCCCGCTTCAACCGCGCGGGCGCGAGCTACGGCGTGAACATGGCCGTCAACGCCTTTGCCTATCTGTGGTTCCGCCTCGACCTGCCGCTGTCGGTTACCGACGGCGCCTCGCACCAGATCACGGTCGAGGTGAGTTGCGAAACGCCCTGAGCGAGAGGAGGGCAGTGCACGGCGGGGCATGAGACAGCAGGCGAGCGGAGAGAAAGGAGTGCGACTGAAGAACCGATCGTGGTCACTACCCCGGCCACGAGTCTGTCTGGGTTCTCTCGCGTAGCGGCAAGAGTCTCGCTTGTCGAGGAACCACCGCAAGCGGGCGCTTGAAGCCCTGGCCGACGCCGCGTGGCTCGGGGCGCGACAGACTGATTCGCGGCCGGACTGGTGCGTCGAAGGGAGTGGCGATTCTGTGGAGCGCAGCGTGCGCTTCGGCAACCTGTTTCGGAAAGGAGCGTGCGATGAAGAAGACGGCAATGGTGGCTGGCCTGATGGCGTTGCTGGCCCTCGCGGGGCCGGCCCTCGCCGGCACGACGGCGAACATCACGATCACGGTCACAGTGGAGTACCTGTCGGTCAGCGTGACCCCCACGACGGTGGCCCTGGGCACCGTGGCGGCCGGCTCGACCACCGTGAGCACGAAGGTGGACGTGGCGAATGACGGCAACGTGGCCGAGAACATCGGCCTGCGGATCACGAATCAGGACAACCAGGGCGCCTGGACCGCCGCCGCGGCGGCGGGCTCCAACATCTACGTCCTTTACGGCATCATCGTGGGGGATGGCGGCGCCGCGCCCACGACCGGGCAATGCGGCGCTAATGACGTGCTGACGACTTCCGTGCTCTACTGGGCCACCACCGATGGCACCGCGGCCAACTCGTCGCTCACCGGCACGGTCAGCTCCGCGACCGCCGTGGCGGCCGGCGGCCAGCAGGACCTCTACTTCGGCTTCGCGGCGCCCACCGCCGTGACGGGTCCCACCGCGGGTCTCCAGCACTCCATCACCGTGGAACTCAGCGTCTACAAGGACTGAGCCGTCCGCTCACGGAGGCATCGAATGAGATGAGACACCCCCTGATGCTCGCGCTGGCGGCCGCCGCGCTCTGCGGCGCGGGCGGCCCGGCAGCGTACGCGGTGGGGATGCGCGTGTCGCCCGGCGGCGCGCTCATCCAGGGCGTCGAGCCCGGCCAGGAGGCCGAACTCGCCGTCCCCATCACCGTCATGAACGACGATGAGGAGCCGAAGACGATCGTCTTCGCCCCCATCGCTCCGCTGCGCGAGAAGATGAAGGTGCCGCAGGGCTACGCCGACCTGCCCGACCTGTCATGGGTCCGCTTCACGAAGAGCGAGATCGAGGTGCCTGCAAAGGGCCATGCGGCGGTGAAGATGGTGCTCAACATCCCCGA includes the following:
- a CDS encoding glycosyltransferase family 4 protein: MAPGSGSPRCAVWSATATWALPGDRGAPNSSARTRTLKTLHIDSERTWRGGEQQVMYLVTGLKARGHEAVVACQPGSPLAERARAAGLEVAEVRMRGEADFRAVLALRRLIRRGGFDIVHMHTSHAHALGCAAAALARRSRTVVSRRVDFGVATNLISGFKYHHGVNRFIAISQAVRQVLLEAGVEPGKVAVVHSGIDLARFEAVPPGRLREEFAVAPEAPVIGNVAAMADHKGQRYLLAAMPRVLEAEPKARLFIVGDGELRGALEAQAAELGIRHAVTFTGFRTDVPQWLALFDVFVMSSHLEGLCTSVLDALAMRRPVVAAAAGGLPEIIRHEATGLLVPPREPEPLADAIVRLLRDRELGRRLAEAGRRHVEQEFSAQSMVEGTLRVYHEVMNEGPSAQSEP
- a CDS encoding CARDB domain-containing protein, which gives rise to MTLHGHNPRTPAARAAVGCVRGRSLGVSLTVHLCVLLGAALPVRAGRVIAPDLQRLTQDSEAIIHGLVLSTQARWVDDARGRRIRTYATVRCHQWLKGQGGNEVVVELPGGLVGEIRERVTPAVRVSRGEEVVLFLKGDPLRPAAGVASKFLVERGAAHGLLGVMPLPELVSQVDALTGRRPRQAVKPRPEPAQPQAPPLRLKPEPKAGAAAPKPDASQSATHLAAAAAKALGPVLPAAGWTTIKSETFDGAWPNDWALYGNIGTPAITWGQEDYYRRSGNYSGWAAGATHNPLTQSLPKPASGTLISRMTYGPFDLRGATDARVTFWTTYQLAVNDKLRWEVSKDGSNFYGGFQGEGNTLGTWSQVTLDLKAVPTLGNLCGHDGIYFRLQCDSDDEGAWVKGPFVDDLLIEKYVVDNMPDVAIDAFSITPRQSSVGTELTASVTVRNAGTGTLTQDFAVDFYRNRTSAPGSGDAGDYTWTVTDDLAPGETRVLTWNFTPAAYGTYHAYVAVDRANTLPEYDEANNRRGPLSYYVIQANWQAVKIEDFEGLWPNDWAVNSNFTDGTNLITWAPQTWLAVGDSKAGGGQANSVDPASTPGTMWAGGILGTMTYGPFSLVGCTDARVRFFVSYDLGADDKIRWEASINGTAFYGLNYTNGNTLPGWSEVTFDLKSVPTLGNLCGQATVYFRLVCESGSTDGGNKGPFVDDIVIERYGASLPWITSISPGSESAGTNSQVTITGTNFGTQGANSRVQFFQAAGNPKLNAAIVSWSNTAIVCTVPEDASSGPVTVRNQAGGESNNYTFVVTFGYGGIKWPGSSPTLTYRINENTADCTGEGAAVQAAFATWNAAGAAFAFAYGGTTSATNASNNGINEIFWDTTPEDPNATALNTTWFTGSTILESDIAFNDEKLWSTAGASNAQDVESIALHELGHSLQLSDLYGTVDSYNDSGKVLYGRGLIGGQKRSLTTQDINGINWIYPNTTLGIAVTPATWTIPGLQPAGGTVLTASGTRFQIQNTGNVSETLRLKVATQDSLGRWTAGSSAGAERYWLRALFCGAAETPASGDFASDDTVTTTVQAATASARFNRAGASYGVNMAVNAFAYLWFRLDLPLSVTDGASHQITVEVSCETP